One region of Hymenobacter sediminicola genomic DNA includes:
- a CDS encoding efflux RND transporter permease subunit — MLSRIIAFSIHNKLLVALMLAGLVAWGGYSAAHLPLDAVPDVTNNQVQVITQSPALAAQEVEQLLTVPLELALRTVPGVIEIRSTSRFGLSVITVVFDDDIDTYRTRQLVAEKLKTAETSLGDGLGVPEMAPITTGLGEIYQYTLHLKPGFERKYSLSELREIQDWLVKRQLSGVPGVVEVSSFGGFVRQYEVSVDPDRLNAANVTMPELFAALQDNNANTGGSYLERGPNAYFIRGEGRVTSLADIGNIVIKQAATDAPLLVRDVADVRFGHAVRYGAMTRNGQGETVGGIVLMLKGASSEQTIKGVKARVAEIQKSLPPGVEVLPFLDRTKLIDKAIHTVSKNLLEGGLIVVAVLLLLLGNLRAGLVVAAMIPLCMLFALGMMRTFGVSANLMSLGALDFGLIVDGAVIIVEAMIFHLVHFRQQSEHETMDQVAEAAATRMMRSALFGQFIILVVYLPILALSGIEGKMFRPMALTVSFAIIGAMLLCLTYVPAVAAWALRKDIKEEGTLADRIMRFLHRGYAPIIAGALRARAVVVVLAVALLAVAGLVFARMGGEFIPQLDEGDFAVYVGISPGSSLAQSIATTAKVQKILLSQFPEVEQVVGKIGTSEIPTDPMSLEDSDQIVVLKDHSEWTSANSREEMANKMSAALAAVPGVTMEFQQPIQMRFNELISGVKSDVSIKIYGDDLDVLYEKANQAAALIRPLAGVGDLKVEQMVGLPQMRVTYDRAKLAQYGLRVQDLNTLLRTSFAGEVAGQVYEGERRYDLVVRLDSSRRQGLSDIRQLYVDTPNGQKVPLEEVATVAFRNAPMQISRDDARRRINIGVNVRNRDVESLVADIRQHLDSKLKLPPGYFVQYGGQFENLQQAKARLSVAVPVALLLIFVLLYLSFHSVKQAALIFTGIPLAAIGGVLALALRGMPFSISAGVGFIALFGVAVLNGIVLVASLNELAASGVASVRERALRATSERFRPVLLTATVAALGFLPMALSGAAGAEVQKPLATVVIGGLISATLLTLVVLPVLYTFFTKDGEPSPTE, encoded by the coding sequence ATGCTCTCCCGAATAATTGCATTCAGCATCCATAACAAGTTGCTCGTGGCCCTGATGCTGGCCGGTCTGGTGGCCTGGGGCGGCTACTCGGCCGCGCACTTGCCCCTTGATGCAGTGCCCGATGTCACCAACAACCAGGTGCAGGTCATCACCCAGAGCCCGGCGCTGGCGGCGCAGGAAGTAGAACAGCTGCTCACGGTGCCGCTGGAACTGGCCCTGCGCACAGTGCCCGGCGTCATCGAAATCCGGTCTACCTCGCGTTTTGGGCTGTCGGTTATTACGGTGGTGTTTGACGACGACATCGACACGTACCGCACCCGGCAGTTAGTGGCCGAAAAACTTAAGACTGCCGAAACCAGCCTAGGAGATGGCCTGGGTGTGCCGGAAATGGCGCCTATCACCACTGGCCTCGGCGAGATTTATCAGTACACGCTGCATCTGAAGCCGGGCTTCGAGCGGAAATACTCGTTGAGTGAGCTACGCGAAATTCAGGACTGGCTGGTGAAGCGCCAGCTTTCCGGCGTGCCTGGTGTGGTAGAAGTCAGCAGCTTCGGTGGGTTTGTGCGCCAGTACGAGGTGAGCGTGGACCCCGACCGTCTCAACGCCGCCAACGTGACCATGCCCGAGCTGTTCGCCGCTTTGCAGGACAACAATGCCAACACCGGCGGCTCATACCTGGAGCGCGGCCCCAACGCCTACTTCATCCGGGGCGAAGGCCGCGTTACTTCCTTGGCTGATATCGGCAATATCGTCATCAAGCAAGCAGCTACTGACGCGCCGCTACTGGTGCGCGACGTAGCCGATGTGCGCTTTGGGCACGCCGTGCGCTACGGCGCCATGACCCGCAACGGCCAGGGCGAAACGGTAGGCGGTATCGTGCTGATGCTGAAAGGTGCCAGCTCCGAGCAGACCATCAAAGGCGTGAAGGCGCGGGTGGCCGAAATCCAGAAAAGCCTGCCGCCGGGCGTGGAAGTCCTGCCCTTTCTGGACCGCACCAAGCTCATTGATAAAGCCATTCATACGGTCAGTAAAAACCTGCTGGAAGGCGGCCTGATAGTGGTGGCAGTACTGCTGCTGCTGCTCGGCAACCTGCGCGCCGGCCTCGTAGTGGCCGCCATGATTCCGCTGTGCATGTTGTTTGCGCTGGGCATGATGCGCACTTTTGGCGTGTCGGCCAACCTGATGAGCCTAGGCGCGCTGGACTTCGGGCTGATTGTGGACGGGGCCGTAATCATCGTGGAAGCCATGATTTTCCACCTCGTGCATTTCCGGCAGCAGTCGGAGCACGAAACCATGGACCAGGTGGCCGAAGCCGCTGCTACCCGCATGATGCGCTCGGCGCTGTTTGGGCAGTTCATCATCTTGGTGGTGTACCTTCCCATTCTAGCCCTTTCCGGCATCGAGGGCAAGATGTTCCGGCCCATGGCGCTTACCGTGAGCTTCGCCATTATCGGAGCCATGCTGCTGTGCCTCACCTACGTGCCGGCTGTGGCGGCGTGGGCATTGCGCAAAGACATCAAAGAAGAAGGCACACTCGCCGACCGGATTATGCGGTTTCTGCACCGCGGCTACGCCCCCATTATTGCGGGCGCACTCCGGGCCCGGGCCGTGGTAGTGGTGCTGGCCGTGGCGCTACTGGCCGTGGCCGGACTGGTGTTTGCGCGCATGGGCGGCGAGTTTATTCCGCAGCTCGATGAGGGCGACTTCGCCGTGTACGTAGGCATTTCGCCGGGCAGCTCCCTCGCCCAGAGCATTGCTACCACGGCCAAAGTGCAGAAGATTCTGCTCAGCCAGTTTCCGGAAGTAGAGCAGGTGGTAGGCAAAATTGGAACTTCCGAAATTCCCACCGACCCGATGTCATTGGAAGACTCCGACCAGATTGTGGTGCTCAAGGACCACAGCGAATGGACTTCGGCCAACTCACGGGAAGAAATGGCCAACAAGATGAGTGCCGCGCTGGCCGCCGTACCGGGTGTGACGATGGAGTTTCAGCAGCCCATTCAGATGCGCTTCAACGAGCTGATTTCGGGCGTGAAGTCGGATGTCTCCATCAAAATCTATGGCGACGACCTGGATGTGCTCTACGAGAAAGCCAATCAAGCTGCGGCCCTCATCCGGCCCCTGGCGGGCGTCGGCGACCTGAAAGTGGAGCAGATGGTGGGCTTGCCGCAGATGCGCGTGACCTACGACCGCGCCAAGCTGGCCCAATACGGCCTGCGCGTGCAGGACCTCAATACGCTGCTGCGAACCAGTTTTGCGGGCGAAGTGGCGGGGCAGGTGTACGAAGGGGAGCGGCGCTATGACCTAGTGGTGCGCCTCGACTCCAGCCGCCGCCAGGGCCTTTCTGACATTCGGCAGCTCTACGTGGATACGCCCAACGGCCAGAAGGTGCCGCTGGAAGAAGTGGCTACCGTAGCTTTCCGCAACGCGCCCATGCAGATTTCGCGTGATGATGCCCGCCGCCGCATCAACATCGGGGTGAACGTGCGCAACCGCGACGTGGAAAGCCTTGTGGCGGATATCCGGCAGCACCTAGACAGCAAACTGAAGCTGCCGCCCGGCTACTTCGTTCAGTACGGTGGCCAGTTCGAGAATCTGCAGCAGGCCAAAGCGCGCCTGTCGGTGGCAGTACCGGTGGCGCTGCTCCTGATTTTTGTGCTGCTCTACCTCTCTTTCCACTCCGTGAAGCAGGCGGCCCTCATTTTTACCGGTATTCCGCTGGCGGCCATTGGCGGTGTGCTGGCACTGGCGCTGCGCGGTATGCCGTTCAGTATTTCGGCGGGCGTAGGGTTCATTGCGCTGTTCGGAGTGGCCGTACTGAATGGCATTGTGCTGGTAGCCAGCCTTAATGAACTGGCCGCGTCCGGCGTGGCCAGCGTCCGGGAACGGGCCTTGCGGGCCACTTCCGAGCGGTTCCGGCCGGTGCTGCTTACGGCTACGGTAGCGGCACTGGGCTTTTTGCCCATGGCGCTGTCGGGCGCGGCCGGGGCCGAGGTGCAGAAGCCGCTGGCCACAGTAGTTATCGGCGGCTTGATTTCGGCCACGCTGCTCACGCTGGTTGTACTACCCGTACTCTACACTTTTTTCACGAAAGATGGCGAGCCCAGCCCCACAGAATAG
- a CDS encoding TolC family protein — translation MIQRLFLLFWLLTGGAVYAQNTLRTVAPPAATAPPLTLPQALQTGLGQSLFLQNATLEVERQRALSRTGYDLPRTVVDYQYGQISGSLADQSLNVVQQTAFPTLYGAQRKLLEGQTATAEQRVRLQRRELTRAIRTSYFELLLLQRRAALLRRQDSLYRRAARAAEVRYRTGETNRLEQVSAAARSQELHNRLLTVLTEVQVRQQQLGLLLGTSGSVHVDTTASLLASLTPADTAGISPETNPTLSVLQQEVAVSEQQTRVEQLRRLPDLRVGYFNQTINKERGFQVAQAGVALPLLGGAQRGRIQAAKVAEQAATAQLSYANLQLNSQFSGLRQQLTRARASLNYYQQTALPQARLILDAANKSFRAGDIDYVEFVVNTQPAWDLQTAYLDQITQYNALVISLQALAGTDN, via the coding sequence ATGATACAGCGCCTGTTTCTACTTTTCTGGCTGCTTACGGGTGGAGCCGTCTACGCGCAGAATACGCTGCGCACGGTAGCGCCTCCCGCCGCTACTGCTCCACCGCTCACCCTCCCGCAGGCCCTCCAGACCGGCCTCGGACAAAGCCTCTTTCTGCAGAATGCTACGCTGGAAGTGGAACGCCAGCGCGCCCTCAGCCGCACCGGCTACGACTTGCCCCGTACGGTGGTCGACTACCAATACGGTCAGATTTCGGGCTCCTTAGCCGACCAGAGCCTGAACGTAGTGCAGCAGACTGCCTTCCCAACTCTCTACGGTGCCCAGCGCAAACTGCTGGAGGGCCAAACCGCCACGGCCGAGCAGCGCGTACGGCTACAGCGCCGTGAGTTGACCCGTGCTATCCGAACCAGCTATTTTGAGTTGCTACTGCTACAGCGGCGCGCCGCCTTGCTCCGCCGCCAAGACAGCCTCTACCGCCGCGCTGCGCGTGCCGCCGAGGTGCGCTACCGCACCGGCGAAACCAATCGGCTGGAACAGGTTTCAGCGGCGGCCCGGTCGCAGGAGTTGCACAACCGTTTGCTCACGGTGCTTACCGAAGTGCAGGTGCGCCAGCAGCAACTGGGCCTGCTGCTGGGCACCTCCGGCTCAGTTCATGTTGATACCACCGCCAGCCTGCTGGCTTCGCTCACGCCAGCCGACACGGCTGGTATTTCGCCGGAAACCAATCCAACGCTTAGTGTATTGCAGCAGGAAGTGGCAGTAAGTGAGCAACAGACGCGGGTAGAGCAACTGCGCCGCCTTCCCGATCTGCGAGTGGGCTATTTTAATCAGACCATCAACAAGGAGCGCGGCTTTCAGGTGGCGCAGGCCGGTGTGGCGCTGCCGCTGCTGGGCGGCGCGCAACGCGGACGGATTCAGGCGGCAAAAGTGGCGGAACAGGCGGCTACTGCTCAACTCAGCTATGCCAACCTGCAGCTAAATAGCCAGTTTAGTGGCCTGCGTCAGCAACTGACCCGGGCCCGCGCTTCTCTGAACTACTACCAGCAGACGGCACTGCCGCAGGCCCGGCTCATCCTCGATGCAGCTAACAAAAGCTTCCGGGCTGGCGACATCGACTACGTGGAATTTGTGGTGAACACTCAGCCTGCCTGGGACCTGCAGACGGCTTACCTCGACCAGATAACCCAGTACAATGCGCTTGTCATTTCGCTGCAAGCATTGGCCGGCACCGACAACTAG
- a CDS encoding efflux RND transporter periplasmic adaptor subunit: MYILRFLFPGLVLLASCQPQSDVPAETTATPAKPANADEISLSTEQVRAAGISIGGFAWRNMTTAVQANGTIDVPPQNRVDISAVMGGYVQAVQILPGQRVPKGATVAILRHPDYLKLQQEYLQSRARVAFLRQELERQQTLDAEDVGAKRKLQQAQADYATEQAAQRSLAAQVQMLGLSVSKLNTGTISPTVALKTPLGGYVTAVNMNPGQYVTPQDVLVEILDRSDLHLELKVFERDIARVKVGQRILFTIPNRQTGEEMVARVFLVGRAFSPEARTVSVHAHLEPNREDLIPGQYVRGSIQTEGSRQRTLPEDAIIQAGDISYVFAQTSTAGQPAFHRYKVKTGPSEDGTVAVTLLEPVPDTVRMVQHGAYFLQAELTKGSSEEE, encoded by the coding sequence ATGTATATTCTTCGCTTTCTTTTCCCTGGTTTGGTGTTGTTGGCTAGCTGTCAGCCCCAGTCGGACGTGCCGGCTGAAACCACCGCTACACCAGCTAAGCCAGCCAATGCGGATGAAATCAGTCTTTCGACGGAGCAGGTGCGGGCGGCAGGCATCAGCATTGGTGGGTTTGCGTGGCGCAATATGACCACCGCCGTGCAGGCCAACGGCACTATTGACGTACCACCTCAGAACCGGGTAGACATTAGCGCGGTGATGGGCGGCTACGTGCAGGCCGTGCAGATACTGCCGGGCCAACGGGTGCCCAAGGGCGCTACCGTGGCCATTCTTCGCCACCCCGACTACCTTAAGCTGCAGCAGGAATACTTGCAGAGCCGGGCGCGCGTGGCATTTCTGCGGCAGGAGCTGGAGCGCCAGCAAACCCTCGATGCCGAAGACGTAGGTGCTAAGCGCAAGCTGCAGCAGGCCCAGGCCGACTATGCCACTGAGCAGGCCGCGCAACGCTCGTTGGCGGCGCAAGTCCAGATGCTGGGACTATCAGTGTCGAAACTCAATACGGGTACTATCTCCCCTACCGTAGCCCTGAAAACCCCACTGGGTGGCTACGTGACGGCTGTAAACATGAATCCGGGCCAGTATGTGACCCCACAAGACGTACTGGTAGAAATCCTGGACCGCTCTGACCTGCATCTGGAGCTGAAAGTGTTTGAGCGGGATATTGCCCGCGTAAAAGTGGGCCAGCGCATCCTGTTCACCATCCCCAACCGCCAGACCGGCGAGGAAATGGTGGCGCGCGTATTCCTAGTGGGCCGGGCATTTAGCCCCGAGGCGCGCACCGTGAGTGTACATGCCCATCTGGAGCCCAACCGCGAAGACCTGATTCCTGGCCAGTATGTGCGCGGCAGCATCCAAACGGAAGGTTCCCGCCAGCGTACCCTGCCCGAAGATGCTATTATTCAGGCCGGCGACATCAGCTATGTTTTTGCCCAGACCAGTACCGCTGGCCAGCCTGCTTTCCACCGCTACAAAGTAAAAACTGGTCCTTCCGAAGATGGCACAGTGGCTGTCACGCTCCTAGAACCCGTGCCAGATACAGTACGAATGGTGCAGCATGGCGCCTATTTTCTGCAGGCCGAACTAACCAAAGGCTCCAGTGAAGAAGAATAG